CTGATGGCCCGCACTTCCGACGACGCGCGGAAAGGTCTGACCGCCTTCCTGTTCCACAAGGACCAGCCCGGTTGGCGGATCCTGCGCCGCATCCCGATCATGGGACCGGAGGAGCATGGCGGCCATTGCGAGCTGCTGTTCGAGGGGCTGGAGATCCCGGCCGAGAATGTCCTGATGAACGAGGGCGACGGCCTGAAGCTCACGCAGATCCGCCTCGGCCCGGCACGGATGACCCACTGCATGCGCTGGCTCGGCCTGTCGAAGCGCTGCGTCGAGATCGCCCGGGCCTACGCGGCCGAGCGCCACGGCTTCGGCATCCGCCTGGCCGACCGGGAGAGCATCCAGCTGATGCTGGGCGACCTCGCCATGCGGATCGAGATCGGCCGCCTGCTGGTCATGAAGGCCGCCTGGGCGCTCGACCAGGGCAGCTTCGCCCGCAAGGAAGTCTCGATGGCCAAGGTCCACGTGGCCAACCTGCTGCACGCGGCCGCCGACGTGGCGATCCAGATCAACGGCGCCCGGGGCTATTCCACCGACACGCCGCTCGAATGGATCTACCGCTACGCCCGGCAGGCGCGGCTGGTGGACGGGGCCGACGAGGTCCACAAGATGGTGCTCAACCGGAACCTGGAAACTGAGGGCGACGCCTTCTGGTCGTGGCCGGTGGGCGCGTGAGCGAGAGATGACGAGCATGACCGACGTCGTGATCACAGGCGCGGTGCGGACCGCGATCGGCACCTTCGGCGGTGCGCTGGCCGCGATTCCGCCCTCGGAGCTCGCGGCCCAATGCATCGCGGAGGCGCTGCGCCGGTCCGGCACAGCGCCGGACACGGTCGGCCACGTGGTCCTCGGCAACGTGATCCCGACCGAGCCGCGGGACGCCTACATCGCCCGCGTCGCCGCGATGGAGGGCGGCATCCCCAAGGAAGTGCCGGCCATGACGGTCAACCGGCTCTGCGGCAGCGGCCTCCAAGCGATCGTCTCGGCGGCGCAGTCCATCCTGCTCGGCGATGCCGACACGGCGGTGGCCGGGGGCGCCGAGAGCATGAGTCGTTCGCCGCATCTCCTGAAGAACGGGCGCACAGGGCAGCGCATGGGCGACGCGGTGCTGGTCGATTACATGCTCGGCGCGCTGAGCGACCCGTTCGGAAACGGCCATATGGGCGTGACCGCCGAGAACATCGCGGAGCGCTACGGCATCCCCCGCGAGACGCAAGATGCCTTCGCCGCCGAGAGCCGGCTCGTGCGGCTCAGGCGATCCAGGAGGGTCGATTCCGCGAGCAGATCCTGCCCGTCGAGATCCAGCGCAAGCGCGAGACGGTGGCGTTTGACACCGACGAGCACCCGAAATCGACCAGCGCCGAGGACCTCGCCAAGCTGCGCCCCGCCTTCTCAAAGACCGGCAGCGTCACGGCCGGCAACGCCTCGGGCCTCAACGACGGCGCCGCCGCGCTCGTGCTGTCGAGCGCGGCCCGCGCGGAGCGCGACGGCCGCACGCCGCTCGCGCGCATCGTCGGCTACGCCCATGCGGGCGTGGATCCGTCCGAGATGGGCATGGGCCCGGTCCCGGCCGTACGGCGCCTGCTGGATCGCACGGGCCTCCGCGCGGCGGATTTCGACGTCATCGAGTCGAACGAGGCCTTCGCGTCCCAGGCCTGCGCGGTGTCGCGCGAACTGGACCTCGATCCCGCCAGGGTGAATCCCAACGGCGGCGCCATCGCGCTGGGCCATCCGATCGGCGCCACCGGCGCGATCATCACCGTGAAGGCGCTCTACGAGCTGGCCCGCAGCGGCGGGCGCTACGGGCTGGTGACCATGTGCATCGGCGGCGGTCAGGGGATCGCCCTGGCGGTCGAGCGGCTGCACTGAGATGGCAAACCCCTTCGATCTCGCCGGCCGGCACGTCCTGGTGACCGGGGCGTCGAGCGGCCTCGGCCGCCACTTCGCCGGGACGCTGGCGCGGGCCGGGGCGCACCTGACCCTCTGCGGGCGACGGGCCGACGCCCTGGCCGAGACCGTCGCCCGCGTCGAAGGGGAGGGCGGCCGTGCCCACGCGGTGGTGATGGACGTGACCGACGCGGCGAGTGTCGAGCAGGCGCTGGATGCCGCGGAGGCGCGGTTCGGCCCCGTCCGGGTGCTCGTCAACAATGCCGGCATCACCGCGACGAAGCCCGCCCTCGACCTCGCCGAGGCCGATTGGGACGCGGTGCTCGACACGAACCTGAAGGGCGTCTGGCTGGTCGCCCAGGCGACCGGACGGCGCATGGTCCGCGACGGCACGGGCGGCAGCATCGTCAACATCGCGTCGATCCTAGGTTTGCGGGTCACCGGCGGCCTCGCACCCTACGCGGCCTCGAAGGCCGGAGTGGTGCAGCTCACCAAGAGCCTCGCGCTCGAGTGGGCGCGCCACGGCATCCGGGTGAACGCCCTGGCGCCTGGCTACATCAAGACTGAGCTGAACGACGCCTTCTTCGAATCCGATGCCGGCAAGGCGCTGATCAAGCGCGTGCCGCAGCGCCGGCTCGGTGAGGCGGCCGAACTCGACGGCCCGCTGCTGCTGCTCGCCTCCGATGCCGGCGCCTACATGACCGGAAGCGTCGTCGCGGTGGACGGCGGTCACCTCGTTTCGGGCCTGTAGCGGATGGACGCGACACGCCTGCGCGACTGGATGGCCAGCCATCTCGGCTGCCCGGACCTCGTCGTTGAGGAGATCCGCCCGCTCGGCGGCGGCTCGATCCAGGAGAACAGGCTGGTGCGCTGCCGCCTCGGCGATGGCGTCCGTAACTACGTGCTGCGCATGGATGCCGCCGCCACCATCGCGTCGAGCCGATCGCGCGCGGAGGAGTTCCGTATCCTGGAGGCCGTCTGGCGCGCCGGCGTGCGCGTGCCGGAGCCGGTCGGGTTCTGCACGGACCCGGCCGTGGTCGGCGCGCCGTTCGCGCTTATGGGCCTGGTGGAGGGGGTCGGCCTGGGTCCGCGCATCGCGAAGGATCTGAGCCTCGGCGGTGACCGCGGGCGCCTCGCGGAAGATCTCGGACGAGAACTCGCCAAGATCCACGACACGCTGGATGCGCGCGAGCCGCTGCCGCCCGCACTGGCCTTCCTCGGGGCGCCGGAGGCGGACCCGGCTCGCGCCGAGATCGCACGGCTGCGCGCGAGCCTCGACGGGATCGATGTGCGGCGGCCGGCGATCGAATGGGGCCTGCGCTGGGGCGAGCTGCGCGCGCCCGATTGCCCGGAGCCGACTCTGGTCCATCGGGATTTCCGCACCGGCAACTACATGGTCGACGGGTCGGGCCTGACCGCCGTGCTCGACTGGGAATTCGCCGGCTGGGGCGATCCCGCGCAAGATCTCGGCTGGTTCTGTGCCGCCTGCTGGCGGTTCGGCAGACCGGACTTGGAGGCCGGCGGGATCGGGTCCCGCGCCGCCTTCTACCGCGGCTACACCGCCGCGAGCGGTCGTCGGATCGATCCGGACCGCGTCGCGTACTGGGAGGTGCTGGCCCATCTGCGCTGGGCGGTTATCGCCCTGGAGCAGGGTGCCCGCCACGTCTCCGGCCGCGAGTTCTCCCTCGAACTGGCGCTGACCGGCCGGATGGTCCCCGACCTGGAGCGGGCCATTCTGCAGGCGACCGCCCCCGAAGCCTGGAGCTGAGCATGCAGGACGAGCCTTCCGGCGCTGCCCTCCTCGACGCAGCCCGCCGGTCACTGATCGAGGAGGTAATCCCCGGCCTGACCGGTCGGCCGCGCTACGTCGCGCTGATGGTCGCCAACGCGATCGGGATCGCCGCGCGCGAGATCGCCGAGACCGATGCCTTGCAGGCGGCGTCCGAGCGCGTGCTGGCCGGCGCGCCGGTCGAGGCGCTGGTCCAGGCGATCCGCGCAGGCACGCGCGACGCCGATCCCGATCTGCACGCCGCGCTCACGGAGGCCGCGGAGGCCGCCGCGCAGGTTTGGAAGCCTGGGGTCGCCAAAGGCTGAGCGGGCGGGCAGCGGCTGATCTGAGTGTCCCAACTGAGCCGCACCTCAGGATAAGGTCAGTGGTGGACCTCCCGTTTCAGCGGCTCACAGTGCCCGCGCCTGCTCACGCAGCACGAACTTCTGGATCTTGCCGGTCGAGGTCTTCGGCAGCACGCCGAACACGACCGTCTTCGGCACCTTGAATCGCGCCATGCGCTCGCGACAGAAAGCGATCACCTCCTGGTCGGACGGTGCGTCGCCGCCCGGTTTCACTTCGAGGAACGCACAAGGGCTCTCGCCCCAGGTCGGGTCCGGCCGCGCCACGACGGCCGCCAGCATCACCGACGGATGGCGCATCAGCACCTCCTCCACCTCCAGGCTCGAGATGTTCTCGCCGCCCGAGATGATGATGTCCTTGGCCCGATCCTTGATCTCGACGGAGCCGTCCGGATGCCAGACGGCGAGGTCGCCCGTCCGGTACCAGCCGCCGGCCAGCGCCCGTCCGGTGGCGTCGGGATTGCCAAGATAGCCCTTCATCACGGTGTTGCCGCGCAGGCAGATCTCGCCGACCGTCGTGCCGTCCTGCGAGACGGGCCGGCCGGTCGCCACGTCGATGACCGAAACGCCCTCGAGAGTTGCGAGCGGCACGCCCTGACGCGCCATGCGGGCGTAACGGTCGGCGTCCGTCAGAGCGGTCCAATCGGGCTGCGCGAGGCAGACCGTGGCCGGCCCGTAGCTCTCGGTCGCGCCGTAGAGATGCGTCACCTGGAAGCCGAGTTCTTCCATCGTGCGGATGATCGTCCGAGGAGGGGGCCGCGCCGCCGACCGCGCACCGCACCCGTTGCGGGAAGGCCAGGCGATCGTTCTCCGGCGCGTGCGCGATCATCGAGAGCACGATCGGGGCGCCGCAGAGATGCGTCACGCCGTGCTCGGCGATGAGACGGAAGATCGCCGCCGGCTCGACCTTGCGCAGGCAGACCTGGGTGGCGCAGGCGGCGACGCTCGCCCAGGGATACGACCAGCCGCTGCAATGAAACATCGGCAAGGTCCAGAGATACACGCTCTCCGTCGTCAGGCCGAAGGTGACGGCATTGCCGAGGGCTTGAAGATAGGCGCCGCGGTGACTGTAGACCGCCCCCTTCGGGTCGCCGGTCGTGCCGGACGTGTACAGGAGGCAGAGCGACTGCCATTCGTCTTCCGGGCCGGTCCAGGCGTAGTCGGCGTTGCCTGAAGCCAGCAGAGCTTCGTACGGGATCGCCCCGGCGATGCCGGTCTCGCCGATCGTCACAACGAGAATGGGCTCGGCCCGATCCGCCAGTGCCCGTGCCGCGAGCGCTCCGTACTCGGCCTCGGCGATCACCACCCGGGCGCCGCCATGTGACAGGGAGAAGGCGATCGTCGCCGGATCGAGGCGGGTGTTGAGCGGGTTCAGCACGGCGCCGAGCATAGGCACGGCAAAATGGGCCTCGATCATCTCGGGCACGTTCGGCGCGAGGATCGCCACGGTGTCGAGCCGTCCGATTCCGAGACGCGCGAGGCCGGAGGCGAGGCGGCGGCTTCGCGTGTAAAGGTCCGCGTAGGTGAGGCGCCGGCTGCCGTCGATGACGGCGATCTTGGCTCCCGATGCGGCGGCGGCGCGCGCCAGAAGGCTCACGGGGGTCAGCGGCACGTAATTGGCGGGCGTCCGGTCCAGCCCTGTCTCGAAGGGATGACGGCCGGCCACTCTTGGCCGGAGGGACGGCGGGCAGGTCTCCGGCATCGTTCTGCCTTCTGGTCGGGCGGTGGGCGTGGCGTTCGCTCCCGGGATGAAATGATTTCGCGGCAGAGCCCGCTGTCAATCGTGAACGCCGCCCTGGTCGGGGCCCGGATCCGTTTCTGTCACAAGGTACGGTTGACGACGGGACGCCGCTGGCGGATGCCGTTGGTGCGGGCGGCCGGCGTCTCGCGAGCAACGGGAGACGACAGTGGGGAACGACAACCTGCCGGCGGTCTCCGGCCGGCCGGGCGCGCGATGGCGGAGAGCGGCGTCGCGCGGGCGCGCGAGACCTACGAGCGCTTCGCGGAGGCCGGCGAGATGGCGCTCAACGCGTTCGAGGCCTCGATGGCCCAGAGTTTCGAGGGCTGGCGCTCGGTGATGGGGTCCAGCCGCGAGACCACACACCAGCTCACCGACAGCAACGTCGCCGGCGCCCGCAAGATGCGCGAGCAATGGGACGCGGCCGGCGCGCGGCTCTACAACGCCTTCGAGGATAACGCCGTCCATGCCATGGCGGCGATGCGCGAGATCGGTCACCGGATGCTGGTGGCCACGGACACGAACGTTCGTGCCACGCTGGATTTCGCCGAGCGCGTCGCCAAGGCGGCCGACGCCCGGGAAGTCGCTGCGCTAAACGTCACCTTCCTGCAGGAACAGTCGCGCCGTCTGACTGAGCAGATGGTCGATCTTCACCAGACGACCAGCCGTCTCGCCCGCGAGGCGGCGGCCCGTACCGAAACACCGTGACCATGCTCTCGGGGGGGCAGGTCGCGGCGGGTCCGGCCGCAACGATGCCGCGTCTGGACGATCTCAGCCGTGCCGACGTGCCGTTCCGGACCGGGCAGTTCTGGGCCTACGCGCCGCACGACTTCCACCGGATCGCCTATGTCGAATGGGGGGATCCGGACAGCCCGCACGTGGTCATCTGCGTCCACGGCCTGAGCCGGCAGGGCCGCGACTTCGATCCTCTGGGCTACCGGCTGGCCAAGATGGGCTACCGGGTCGTCTGCCCGGACCTGCCCGGGCGCGGCCTCAGCGGGTGGCTGAAGGATCCAGAACATTACGCCCTGCCGCAATACGCCGGCGACATGGCGGCGCTGATCGCCCATCTCCGCGTTTCCGGGAAGATCGATTGGGTCGGGACCTCGCTGGGCGGTCTGACCGGCATGGTTCTGGCCGCGGCGGCCAACACGCCGATCCGCCGCATGGTGATCAACGACATCGGCCCGTTCCTGCCCTGGGCGCCGATCCGCCACATCGGCTCGCGCCTGCGCGACGCGCCGCGGCTGCACCACAACCTCGCCTCGGGCGAATCGCGTCTGCGCACCGTGCTGGCCGCGTTCGGATCGCTGACCGACGAGCAGTGGCGCCACATCGCCAAGCACAGCTTCTTCCGCGAACCGCATGGCGGATGGCGCCCGCATTACGATCCCGGCATCGGCGACGCGTTCCGGCCCGGGCGGGTCTACAGCGTCAGCATGTGGCGCGATTGGGACGCGATCACCTGTCCCGTCCTGCTGCTGCGCGGCGCGCAATCGGACCTGCTCCTGGCTTCGACGGCCGACGAGATGACGCGGCGGGGCCCGCCGACGGAGCGGATCGAGATCCCCGATTGCGGCCACGCGCCCGCATTGCTGGATGACGATCAACTCAAGATCGTGACCGACTGGCTCGGTCCTGCCGCGTGAGAGCGGCGCCGATCGCGGCCTGCCCGAGGATTCGTCTGGCTGCTCGAGAGAACGTCGCGGACGACGGCAATCGATCCGTCAACCAAAACCCAGATGCCGCAAAATTTCACCGTCGTGATCAAATGTTCGATAGTCAATTTCCGCATCTTTTTGCTCGTTTTCATGGGCGTAAATCGAGGATCTCATAGGCCAGACGGGCCGTCACGTCATGCGCGGCTCGGATATGCTGGTGACCTCAGATTTCACGAGCGTGACCATTCGTTGCGTGCGCGGCGGGACTGTGGCATCAACGGCTGTCAGGCCGGGATCTCCGCCGCGCGATGAAGCACCTGAGGGTTGTTGTCGGCGGCATTGGTCCAGCCGACCATGCCTTCCAACTGACACGACGTTCGGACTACCTCACATGGCCAATCCCACCCTCAAGCCGAAGCAGACCACAGCCATCGATCACGGGGTCGGCAGCCGCATCGCATTCCTGCGGGCCGCGAACGGGCTGAGCCAGTCGGCGCTGGCCAGCGCGCTCGGCGTGAGCTTCCAGCAGGTTCAGAAGTACGAGACGGGCAAGAACCGGGTCGGGGCGGGCCGCCTCCAGGCGATCGCCGAGCGGCTGGGCGTCCCGGTGTCGAGCTTCTTCGAGCCCGAGCCGGAAGTGGCGGGCGACAGCGGGCCGGCTCTGCTGCGCATCTCCGGCGCCGTCGAGCTTCTGCGCGCCTATAATCAGATCGCAGACGATCAGATGCGTCGCGACGTGCTGTCGTTGGTGAAGTCCGCGGCTCGGGTCGGACAGAGCCGGGCGGCCGACGAGGCGCCCTCTCGGGAATCCGACTTGCGCGACGCTGCCAAAGGCGCCTGATCGCCGTCGGCCGAGCCGCATGCGCCGGGTGAGCCCCAGCGCCGGACCGCCGGGTTGCGCAGGGGGAAGGCGATGAAGTCTCCGACGACCGTCATCAACCTCCTGGCGGACCTACCTGCCGACTCTCCCGAGGAGGTCGTGTCCGTGCTCCTCGCCGTGCCGGGGCTGCGGGTAGAGCGCATCGTCTCGACCGGCCAGGCGAGCCCGCCGGGCTTCTACTATGATCAGCCGCAGGCGGAGTGGGTGGCGGTCCTGGCGGGCTCCGCCGATCTGCGATTCGCCGACGAGACGGAGCCGCAACACCTCGTTGCGGGAGACGCCGTCCTGATCGCGGCGCATCGCCGGCATCGCGTAGACCGGACCGAGTCGCCGACGATCTGGCTCGCGATCCATTTCGGACCCGATGGCGAGTTGGTGGAGGCCGGCTGAACCGCGTTCAGGCGGCGTATCGCGCGAAGCTTACGGCGGTCTCCCCGTAGACGCGGCGCTCGAGTTCGGTAAATCCCTCCGGCCACGTGACTGACGCGCCTTCGGCCTCCTCGACCACCGCCAGGGCGTTGGGTGCCAGCCATGCCCCCGCGGCCGCGCTCGCGAGCGCGCGCGGCGCCAGATCGCGGCTATAGGGCGGGTCGCAGAACACGAGGGAGAATTGGCCGGCCGAGCCGGCAGGTCCCAGACGCGTGGCGTCCCGGCGGAAAAGCCGGGTCACGCCCCCAGCGCCGAGCGCCTCGATGTTGGCGCGAATGACCGCGCGGGCCTCGGCGCCTTCATCGACCAGCAGCGCGTAGGCGGCCCCACGTGAGAGCGCCTCGAAGCCGAGCGCGCCGGTGCCGGCGAAGAGATCGAGAACCCGCGCGCCCGCGAAGGTTTCGTCGTAGGCGTGCAGCAGCACGTTGAACAAAGACTCGCGGAGGCGGTCCGAGGTCGGCCGGATCGCGTCAGTGCGCGGTGTTGCGAGTCGTCTGCCCCGCCACGCCCCGCCGACAATCCTCATCGCGTTCCGCGCGGCGGTCGTCCGCCGCCGGGCTTGGCGCCGCCCCGTGGTGTACCGGGCCGACCGCCGGGTCGCGCGTTGCCGCCGCCCGTGCCACCCCCCTTGCCGCCGCCCTTGCCGGCGAAGCCACCCGGCCTGGAACCGCCCGGCTTGGGGCCACCGAAGCGCGGTTTGCCAGCCGGCGAGTCCGCTCTCTCAGACCGGAAACCACCCTTCGCCCGCGGCCCGCCCTCGGAAGGGCCGGACCCGAAGGATTTCCCGGGCCGACCCTCCGGTCTGGGACCACGGCGATCGTCCTGTCGGACCTGCCGCGCGGACCGTCGGCGGACCGCGCCATGTCACGACGCGGACGTTCGCCCTCGCTGCGCTCGCCGCGCGAGTCGGGTCTGCGGTCGCCACGCGGTCCCGATCGTTGCTCGCCGCGGGGCGCAAAGCCGCGCTCGCCGGACGGCCCGGCATCTCGTCCCGGGCGTCCGCCCTCGCGGCGCGGCAATCGCTCGGACGGTCCGTCCTCGGCGTAGCGGCGGCGCGGCTTGACGGCCGGCGCGGCCTCGACCGGCGTCGCCGACAGACGCTCGGCGACGACCCGGCGCTCGCCGGCGCGGATCGAGCCGACCCGTTCGCGGCCCCGTTCCGCGGCGCTCGCCTGCGCGGCGCGCGGGTCGGCACCCCGGCGCGGTACGCGAGTCCCGCGCGGCTTCGAAGCGTCCTCATCCCGCCACGTCGCGTTGCGCGGATTGGAGCCCGACCCGCCCGTCGAAACACGCGGCGCCGGTGCCGGACGAGCGGCGTTGCGCCGGCCGGCGCCTGACGCCTGCGCGGGCTTGGCGGCGGAATCGGCCTTCTTCGGTCCGCCGAACGGCGTGATGGGCTCGCGCACCGGGCTCTCGAAATCGACGCCGGCCTGCTCGGACAGCGCTTTGCCGAGCTGATCCTTGAGCACGCGGGTCCGCACCTCCTCGGCGAGGCCGACCTCCAGGTCGCCGAGCTGGAACGGTCCGAACGACAGCCGGATGAGACGGTTCACCGAGAGACCGAGATGCTCGAGGATCCGCTTGACCTCGCGGTTCTTGCCCTCACGGAGGCCCAGCGTCAGCCAGACATTGTCGCCCTGCACGCGATCGAGGCTGGCCTCGACCGGGCCATACTCCATGCCGTCGATGGTCACGCCCTTGGCGAGCCGGTCGAGCTGGGCTTGGTCGGTATCGCCATGTGCGCGGACGCGGTACCGGCGCAGCCAGCCCGTGTCGGGATGGGCAATCACCTTGGCGAGACCGCCATCATTGGTCAGCAGCAGCAGCCCCTCGGTGTTGATGTCGAGGCGCCCGATGGCGACGACCCGGGGCAGATCCTCCGGCAGGATGTCGAAGACCGTCTGCCGACCCTCGGGATCTCGCGCCGTCGTGACGACACCGCGCGGCTTGTGGAAGATCCACAGGCGGCTCCGCTCCCGCAACGGCATCGGCTCGCCGTCGATCAGGATTCGGTCGTCTTCGGTGATGTTGCGC
This window of the Methylobacterium tardum genome carries:
- a CDS encoding acyl-CoA dehydrogenase family protein, giving the protein MDFTISPRVEAYRARIADFVDAHVVPLESVPAAYDGHGNISLAELARLRGLARDQGLWCLQLKPETGGAGLDKVGMAVCYEAMNRSIFGPVVFNSAAPDDGNMMVLEKVATPAQKERWLAPIVDGRVRSAFAMTEPHPGGGSDPGMIQTRAERRGDTYVVTGRKWYITGAEEADHFILMARTSDDARKGLTAFLFHKDQPGWRILRRIPIMGPEEHGGHCELLFEGLEIPAENVLMNEGDGLKLTQIRLGPARMTHCMRWLGLSKRCVEIARAYAAERHGFGIRLADRESIQLMLGDLAMRIEIGRLLVMKAAWALDQGSFARKEVSMAKVHVANLLHAAADVAIQINGARGYSTDTPLEWIYRYARQARLVDGADEVHKMVLNRNLETEGDAFWSWPVGA
- a CDS encoding SDR family NAD(P)-dependent oxidoreductase, encoding MANPFDLAGRHVLVTGASSGLGRHFAGTLARAGAHLTLCGRRADALAETVARVEGEGGRAHAVVMDVTDAASVEQALDAAEARFGPVRVLVNNAGITATKPALDLAEADWDAVLDTNLKGVWLVAQATGRRMVRDGTGGSIVNIASILGLRVTGGLAPYAASKAGVVQLTKSLALEWARHGIRVNALAPGYIKTELNDAFFESDAGKALIKRVPQRRLGEAAELDGPLLLLASDAGAYMTGSVVAVDGGHLVSGL
- a CDS encoding phosphotransferase family protein; the protein is MDATRLRDWMASHLGCPDLVVEEIRPLGGGSIQENRLVRCRLGDGVRNYVLRMDAAATIASSRSRAEEFRILEAVWRAGVRVPEPVGFCTDPAVVGAPFALMGLVEGVGLGPRIAKDLSLGGDRGRLAEDLGRELAKIHDTLDAREPLPPALAFLGAPEADPARAEIARLRASLDGIDVRRPAIEWGLRWGELRAPDCPEPTLVHRDFRTGNYMVDGSGLTAVLDWEFAGWGDPAQDLGWFCAACWRFGRPDLEAGGIGSRAAFYRGYTAASGRRIDPDRVAYWEVLAHLRWAVIALEQGARHVSGREFSLELALTGRMVPDLERAILQATAPEAWS
- a CDS encoding DUF6285 domain-containing protein, giving the protein MQDEPSGAALLDAARRSLIEEVIPGLTGRPRYVALMVANAIGIAAREIAETDALQAASERVLAGAPVEALVQAIRAGTRDADPDLHAALTEAAEAAAQVWKPGVAKG
- a CDS encoding AMP-binding enzyme, with the translated sequence MKGYLGNPDATGRALAGGWYRTGDLAVWHPDGSVEIKDRAKDIIISGGENISSLEVEEVLMRHPSVMLAAVVARPDPTWGESPCAFLEVKPGGDAPSDQEVIAFCRERMARFKVPKTVVFGVLPKTSTGKIQKFVLREQARAL
- a CDS encoding phasin family protein, producing the protein MNAALVGARIRFCHKVRLTTGRRWRMPLVRAAGVSRATGDDSGERQPAGGLRPAGRAMAESGVARARETYERFAEAGEMALNAFEASMAQSFEGWRSVMGSSRETTHQLTDSNVAGARKMREQWDAAGARLYNAFEDNAVHAMAAMREIGHRMLVATDTNVRATLDFAERVAKAADAREVAALNVTFLQEQSRRLTEQMVDLHQTTSRLAREAAARTETP
- a CDS encoding alpha/beta fold hydrolase — protein: MLSGGQVAAGPAATMPRLDDLSRADVPFRTGQFWAYAPHDFHRIAYVEWGDPDSPHVVICVHGLSRQGRDFDPLGYRLAKMGYRVVCPDLPGRGLSGWLKDPEHYALPQYAGDMAALIAHLRVSGKIDWVGTSLGGLTGMVLAAAANTPIRRMVINDIGPFLPWAPIRHIGSRLRDAPRLHHNLASGESRLRTVLAAFGSLTDEQWRHIAKHSFFREPHGGWRPHYDPGIGDAFRPGRVYSVSMWRDWDAITCPVLLLRGAQSDLLLASTADEMTRRGPPTERIEIPDCGHAPALLDDDQLKIVTDWLGPAA
- a CDS encoding helix-turn-helix domain-containing protein, which produces MANPTLKPKQTTAIDHGVGSRIAFLRAANGLSQSALASALGVSFQQVQKYETGKNRVGAGRLQAIAERLGVPVSSFFEPEPEVAGDSGPALLRISGAVELLRAYNQIADDQMRRDVLSLVKSAARVGQSRAADEAPSRESDLRDAAKGA
- a CDS encoding cupin domain-containing protein; the encoded protein is MKSPTTVINLLADLPADSPEEVVSVLLAVPGLRVERIVSTGQASPPGFYYDQPQAEWVAVLAGSADLRFADETEPQHLVAGDAVLIAAHRRHRVDRTESPTIWLAIHFGPDGELVEAG
- the rsmD gene encoding 16S rRNA (guanine(966)-N(2))-methyltransferase RsmD, giving the protein MRIVGGAWRGRRLATPRTDAIRPTSDRLRESLFNVLLHAYDETFAGARVLDLFAGTGALGFEALSRGAAYALLVDEGAEARAVIRANIEALGAGGVTRLFRRDATRLGPAGSAGQFSLVFCDPPYSRDLAPRALASAAAGAWLAPNALAVVEEAEGASVTWPEGFTELERRVYGETAVSFARYAA